One genomic window of Desmospora activa DSM 45169 includes the following:
- a CDS encoding DUF1259 domain-containing protein, translating into MAQQVKVTPEFRRVCNQFAAILGGTHEIEQGPVCFVSRDRPFRATILGRRTTSPLVRYQLFSFESLDRSGRALCLGETAVFQNQANRLIRNLQSHGITVTALHNHWLFEKPRLMYIHWEAIQNPITFARNTKQSIAFLG; encoded by the coding sequence ATGGCACAACAAGTAAAAGTAACTCCGGAGTTTAGAAGAGTATGTAACCAATTTGCGGCGATTTTGGGTGGAACACATGAGATTGAACAGGGCCCTGTCTGTTTTGTCAGTCGTGACCGTCCGTTTAGGGCGACCATTTTGGGGAGACGTACCACTTCACCCTTAGTACGTTATCAGCTGTTTTCCTTTGAATCCTTGGACCGTTCGGGACGTGCCCTCTGTTTGGGGGAAACGGCCGTTTTTCAAAATCAGGCCAACCGTTTGATCCGCAATCTGCAAAGTCACGGCATTACGGTTACCGCACTTCATAATCACTGGCTGTTTGAGAAACCCCGTCTGATGTATATCCATTGGGAAGCGATACAAAATCCGATTACATTCGCCAGAAACACGAAACAATCCATCGCCTTCCTGGGCTGA
- a CDS encoding esterase/lipase family protein, with product MRGKVRAVVSVLFAFLLALPVGMMDGLPVEAGEVVQPLGGKGDPCDRTPGTWFVEVPANPDPSKPPLVFVQGLNGCSDSWFGETQYYGANDMAAIARQNGYRTVFVDLHDSGGSAANQWDNGRMLADLLGQIYNRYGQRVNIVAHSKGGIDTQAALIHHGAHPYVGRVITLGSPHHGSHLADLAYSSWAGWLAELLGARSPGTESLQVGNMEQFRAVTDSHTNATRNSYYTTAGTSWGPTFSALWTGGAYLSTHGSNDGLVNVWSASLPYGNHLFTAGLDHDNIRLGREVFHRIEPTLRSTMTASQTATTEVAASAESNPNAGDQLVRGGPLAAGEEEVVTTTVTSGTEEAIFTLMTASENVQVELTSPSGKRYNSQSDVYGRSSETVIFQDATVQAFRIDQPEAGTWTIRFSGESEDAYLLTGTYLAPQSLSLEIENQPEVNHDIPLRLKIADTDLGKAKDLKVDVQVTPPGAKGTVQSAPHRGLLKADANGKALSGKLPRMTKPGVYNLTIDVTGTDAQGQTIERTIIRSVYVGDQDQ from the coding sequence TTGAGAGGGAAAGTTAGGGCGGTTGTGTCGGTTTTATTTGCGTTTTTGTTGGCACTGCCTGTGGGGATGATGGATGGATTGCCGGTGGAGGCCGGTGAAGTGGTTCAACCGCTGGGTGGCAAAGGGGATCCTTGTGACCGAACACCGGGAACATGGTTTGTTGAGGTACCGGCCAATCCGGACCCCAGTAAGCCTCCGCTTGTCTTTGTACAAGGGTTGAATGGATGTTCTGACAGCTGGTTTGGAGAAACCCAGTATTACGGGGCAAACGATATGGCGGCGATTGCCCGGCAAAACGGATATCGTACGGTGTTTGTCGATTTGCATGATTCGGGTGGAAGCGCTGCCAATCAATGGGACAACGGCCGCATGTTGGCTGATCTGTTGGGACAAATCTACAACCGTTACGGCCAACGGGTCAATATCGTTGCCCACAGCAAGGGTGGAATCGATACACAAGCGGCGTTAATCCATCATGGTGCCCATCCCTATGTCGGGCGTGTGATCACATTGGGTTCTCCCCATCACGGCTCACACCTGGCGGATTTGGCGTACAGCTCTTGGGCCGGGTGGTTGGCGGAGTTATTGGGAGCCCGTAGTCCGGGAACAGAGTCGCTACAAGTGGGCAATATGGAACAATTCCGGGCTGTGACCGATTCCCATACAAATGCGACCCGCAACAGCTACTACACTACAGCGGGAACCAGCTGGGGGCCCACGTTTTCCGCCCTGTGGACAGGTGGAGCCTATCTATCCACCCATGGAAGCAACGACGGCTTGGTAAACGTCTGGAGTGCTTCCCTTCCTTACGGGAATCATCTGTTTACTGCCGGTTTGGATCATGACAATATCCGCTTAGGCCGAGAGGTATTTCACCGGATTGAACCGACACTTCGCTCAACCATGACCGCATCGCAAACAGCGACGACGGAAGTGGCTGCTTCTGCTGAGTCCAATCCGAATGCAGGGGATCAATTGGTACGTGGTGGTCCGTTGGCGGCAGGAGAGGAAGAAGTGGTGACGACGACTGTCACTTCGGGAACAGAGGAAGCGATTTTTACATTGATGACAGCTAGCGAAAACGTACAAGTGGAATTGACCTCTCCCTCTGGAAAACGTTATAACAGCCAGAGTGATGTCTATGGACGTAGCAGTGAAACCGTGATTTTCCAGGATGCCACGGTCCAAGCATTTCGGATTGATCAACCGGAAGCGGGAACCTGGACAATTCGTTTCAGCGGAGAAAGCGAAGACGCTTACCTGCTGACAGGGACTTATCTTGCACCGCAATCTCTCTCGCTGGAAATCGAGAATCAGCCTGAGGTCAATCATGACATTCCGTTGCGCCTCAAAATCGCCGATACAGATCTAGGAAAGGCAAAAGACTTAAAAGTGGATGTACAGGTGACTCCGCCGGGAGCGAAAGGGACGGTTCAATCCGCTCCCCACCGGGGATTGCTGAAAGCGGACGCCAACGGTAAAGCGCTGAGCGGCAAGTTACCCCGTATGACAAAACCGGGTGTTTACAACCTGACCATTGATGTGACAGGGACGGATGCCCAAGGACAAACAATTGAACGAACCATCATCCGTTCCGTCTATGTCGGTGATCAGGATCAGTAA
- a CDS encoding SDR family oxidoreductase — translation MAEAKVAWVTGGIAGLGVQVAKTLAAAGYRVAVNYRNSREKAEKLQQEIEADGGELFTLQGDVSRVEDVRRMVATIRERMGRIDVLVCTAGPFLFKRIDAVDHDDEQWRELVDGNLSGVFYCVREVVPDMRQRGWGRIITFGFPEVETAPAWSGFSAYAAAKAGLVSFTRTLAQEEARHGITVNMVSPGDIRPPYKEASIAAARGKQEPRNPVGRPGTGEDLARVIRFLTEADSDFITGAVIPVTGGFDNRDFQVSD, via the coding sequence ATGGCTGAAGCAAAGGTGGCTTGGGTGACAGGGGGAATCGCTGGATTAGGGGTACAAGTAGCAAAAACGCTGGCAGCAGCAGGATATCGCGTTGCCGTCAACTATCGCAACAGCCGGGAAAAGGCGGAAAAACTGCAACAGGAGATTGAGGCTGATGGTGGGGAGCTTTTTACCCTGCAAGGAGACGTCTCACGTGTAGAAGACGTGCGGCGGATGGTAGCGACGATCCGGGAGCGAATGGGCAGGATTGATGTGCTTGTCTGTACGGCGGGTCCGTTTCTGTTTAAACGGATCGACGCGGTCGACCACGACGATGAGCAGTGGCGGGAGTTGGTGGACGGCAATTTGAGCGGGGTGTTCTACTGTGTGCGGGAAGTGGTGCCCGATATGCGACAGCGGGGGTGGGGACGGATAATCACCTTTGGCTTTCCCGAGGTAGAGACGGCTCCTGCCTGGAGCGGTTTTTCCGCTTATGCCGCCGCCAAAGCGGGGCTGGTTTCGTTTACGCGCACACTGGCACAGGAGGAAGCGCGCCATGGCATCACTGTCAATATGGTATCCCCTGGCGATATTCGCCCTCCCTATAAAGAGGCGTCGATCGCTGCGGCGCGAGGCAAACAGGAGCCGCGTAATCCCGTTGGCCGACCCGGTACGGGAGAGGATTTGGCCCGGGTGATCCGCTTTCTGACGGAGGCGGATTCCGATTTTATCACTGGTGCAGTGATTCCGGTGACGGGTGGATTTGATAATCGCGATTTTCAAGTGAGCGATTAG
- a CDS encoding GMC family oxidoreductase codes for MPTNDQKQYFDYIVIGTGPAGAVIAKTLSNDKKTSVLVLEAGDNNDRDRPIKDSTFAPELEENFFPQYFWQGEGTPQEGVDDRSFEWTTGRLSGGGTSINGEQYVRPTAAVFREWERLLGPQWSPRQALRRFKELEKYNGKTNNPAVHGYRGRIDVRQAPVNPTIMAKKLVLAMKRATGFPEILDYNDPRTPLGPFTRWQLTQKPNGRRESASTAFLSADMITPDGRGVNGRKLRVYYRTTALRVLFSDKRAVGVEYLRQGKCFSTYARKKVIISAGINSAQLLMLSGIGPAAQLKKAGIPVLFNNPNVGKHLRNHTLNTAVFTTNRNDPPLPPNDPNALYTGGAFLPDPTPGSHPRRRAVQLIGIGSNGTLTIAILYLRPKSRGSIVIQNNDPLKIVLADEGFLANPADLKAVKNIYKTYIKEIATQLAQIDPAYQLISPSPEMIDDDAQLEEYIKEDFDHNHHQQSALRMAPLKKGGVVDRQGRVHGVKNLIVADDSLVPFTVDGNTSAPAYLIGLTIARQLQVQKQKTFRSKIRSEPTEE; via the coding sequence ATGCCTACAAATGACCAAAAACAATACTTCGATTATATCGTCATCGGCACCGGTCCGGCTGGGGCCGTAATCGCCAAGACCCTGAGTAACGATAAAAAAACGTCCGTCCTCGTTTTGGAAGCCGGAGATAATAACGATCGTGATCGACCGATCAAAGATTCTACCTTTGCACCTGAACTGGAAGAAAATTTTTTCCCGCAATACTTCTGGCAAGGTGAGGGGACACCGCAGGAAGGGGTAGATGACCGCTCTTTTGAATGGACCACCGGTCGTCTCTCCGGCGGCGGCACTTCTATCAACGGGGAGCAATATGTCCGACCAACGGCGGCCGTCTTCCGCGAATGGGAGCGTCTTTTGGGTCCGCAGTGGTCACCGCGACAGGCCTTAAGGCGATTCAAGGAATTGGAGAAATACAACGGAAAGACAAACAACCCTGCTGTACACGGTTATCGGGGACGAATCGATGTTAGGCAAGCTCCTGTCAACCCCACCATTATGGCTAAAAAGCTGGTTTTGGCGATGAAGCGAGCAACCGGATTCCCCGAAATTCTCGACTACAATGATCCGCGCACACCCCTGGGTCCCTTTACCCGCTGGCAATTGACTCAGAAACCAAATGGTCGCCGGGAAAGCGCATCCACCGCTTTTCTGTCAGCGGATATGATAACTCCTGACGGTCGGGGGGTTAACGGACGCAAGCTCAGGGTTTACTACCGCACAACAGCCCTTCGTGTACTTTTTTCCGACAAACGAGCCGTCGGGGTGGAATATTTGCGACAGGGAAAGTGTTTTTCCACTTATGCCCGTAAAAAAGTGATTATTTCAGCCGGAATCAACAGCGCTCAGCTTTTGATGCTTTCCGGGATCGGTCCGGCTGCCCAATTGAAAAAGGCGGGTATTCCCGTTCTTTTCAATAATCCGAATGTCGGTAAACACCTCCGTAACCATACCCTAAACACGGCAGTGTTTACCACAAATCGAAACGACCCCCCCTTACCTCCGAATGATCCCAATGCTCTTTACACCGGCGGTGCCTTTCTGCCCGATCCCACACCAGGCTCCCATCCACGGCGCCGGGCGGTACAGTTGATCGGGATCGGTTCCAATGGAACATTAACCATCGCCATTCTGTATTTGCGACCTAAAAGTCGAGGCTCCATCGTTATCCAAAACAATGATCCACTGAAGATCGTCCTAGCTGACGAAGGATTTCTAGCAAATCCCGCTGATTTGAAGGCCGTAAAAAACATTTACAAAACTTATATTAAAGAAATCGCCACTCAACTAGCCCAGATCGATCCAGCCTATCAACTTATTTCCCCATCGCCGGAAATGATTGATGATGATGCTCAGTTAGAAGAGTATATTAAAGAGGATTTTGATCACAACCATCACCAACAAAGTGCCTTACGCATGGCCCCGTTAAAAAAGGGTGGCGTCGTCGACCGTCAGGGACGGGTCCATGGGGTAAAAAATCTAATTGTAGCCGATGATTCCCTTGTTCCATTCACGGTGGATGGGAATACATCCGCCCCAGCATATCTCATCGGTTTAACGATTGCCCGGCAATTACAAGTGCAAAAACAGAAAACGTTCCGCTCAAAGATTCGATCGGAACCCACTGAGGAGTGA
- a CDS encoding transglycosylase domain-containing protein, producing MSQFQKESNGFPSRSRSNGRRAGRRSLGRVRGGGDGKGGGGQKKFRFFTWKWFFLVILTTILLAIGGCSAVVMSAPTYNIEEIEEKMEESSTIYDTNEKEVMKLGASNREYVKIGDIKSPELAKAFVKVEDERFYQHNGIDYRGFGRAIFRNIISLGKAEGASTITMQVARNAVLKDRNKTYTRKLNEIAVSLNLERKYEKDRILETYINYIDLGNDVRGVKMAAKIYFDKDITKDELEPEEIALLAGLPKAPYGYDPFTKEENALNRRNVVLNKLAEDKGEKSPPLFSEAEVEAAKKKPLAVDPEYVQKHLPKNSYGAYKDYLFKELKERYSNIPEDELRDSGYKIYTSLNAKAQKATEAALKDEKNQYFVDQETGQPLEGLDAGLTIMNPSNGEIVAMGGGRHYMPGYMNRATQRMQPGSIMKPISVYAPAVEQGFNEYHIVKDDEIKIGEWSPQNYTGEFYGDVELQESVARSLNASAVWLLQEHVTLKRAYDTAVKAGLTLNEKDGKSIAAMSLGGLTDGVNTVEMAQAYSAFPNNGVNHEPHTVRKVENNEGTEVQPAVPIKKDNKVFSPQTAWYTTRMLQYAVDGPVGTGTNAQLDDGRPVAGKTGTTQNAKEAWFAGFTPQYVGVVTVFNDQGSTVRLSGGGYPARIWKAVMTEVMAGLDVKNFDRPKGVKDPEPPFQLSPPNVSGSYNADAKAIDLKWSDAGDRVKYEVQRSEDNNNWSTIGETEGGSYSDNSIEVPESGFFDGLFGGGAESKSYFYKVVAIDKQAEGGDARAESNVVEVKLTPDAPPPEEEEQPDQQPEEEQGEQPEEPDGGDQIQDQLPNDQGGGSRGNNGGRDQNDNGNDDGGGFWP from the coding sequence ATGAGCCAGTTTCAAAAGGAGTCGAATGGTTTTCCTAGCCGCTCGCGCTCCAACGGCCGCCGTGCCGGTAGGCGCAGCCTGGGAAGGGTGCGTGGAGGCGGTGATGGCAAGGGTGGCGGTGGGCAAAAGAAATTCCGCTTCTTCACCTGGAAGTGGTTTTTTCTAGTTATTCTCACCACGATTTTGTTAGCAATCGGTGGCTGTTCCGCCGTCGTGATGAGCGCTCCTACCTATAATATTGAAGAGATCGAAGAGAAAATGGAAGAATCCTCCACCATCTACGATACCAATGAAAAAGAAGTGATGAAGCTGGGGGCCTCCAACCGGGAGTATGTCAAGATCGGCGACATCAAATCGCCGGAGCTGGCAAAGGCCTTCGTCAAAGTGGAGGATGAACGTTTCTATCAGCATAACGGAATTGACTATCGTGGGTTTGGCCGTGCTATTTTCCGTAATATTATCTCCCTTGGTAAGGCGGAAGGTGCCAGCACCATCACGATGCAGGTGGCCCGAAACGCAGTTTTGAAGGATCGCAATAAAACGTATACGCGGAAGTTAAATGAGATTGCAGTTTCTCTCAACCTAGAACGGAAATACGAGAAAGACCGAATTCTGGAAACGTATATTAACTATATTGACTTAGGCAATGATGTCCGCGGCGTTAAGATGGCGGCTAAAATTTATTTTGATAAAGATATCACCAAAGATGAGCTGGAGCCGGAGGAGATCGCCCTGCTGGCGGGGCTGCCAAAAGCTCCCTATGGATACGATCCTTTTACAAAAGAAGAAAATGCGCTCAACCGACGCAATGTGGTATTAAACAAGTTGGCGGAAGATAAAGGGGAAAAATCGCCGCCGTTGTTTTCAGAGGCGGAGGTAGAAGCGGCCAAGAAGAAGCCGTTGGCTGTCGATCCCGAATATGTGCAGAAGCATCTGCCCAAAAATTCTTACGGGGCTTATAAGGATTATCTGTTTAAGGAATTAAAGGAGCGTTATTCCAATATCCCCGAAGATGAGTTGAGGGATAGCGGATACAAAATTTACACATCCCTTAATGCCAAAGCGCAAAAAGCTACGGAAGCAGCGTTAAAAGACGAAAAGAATCAGTATTTTGTTGATCAGGAAACCGGGCAACCATTGGAGGGACTGGATGCCGGTTTAACCATTATGAATCCCAGCAATGGGGAGATCGTGGCGATGGGTGGCGGTCGTCACTATATGCCCGGCTATATGAACCGGGCCACACAGCGGATGCAGCCAGGCTCCATTATGAAGCCGATCTCGGTGTATGCTCCCGCTGTGGAACAAGGCTTTAATGAATACCATATCGTCAAAGATGATGAGATTAAAATTGGGGAATGGTCGCCGCAAAACTACACTGGTGAGTTTTATGGTGATGTTGAGCTGCAGGAGTCGGTGGCCCGCTCGCTCAACGCCTCGGCGGTGTGGTTGTTGCAGGAGCACGTTACGCTAAAACGGGCATACGATACGGCAGTCAAGGCCGGGTTAACCTTGAATGAGAAGGATGGCAAAAGTATTGCGGCTATGTCGTTGGGCGGATTGACCGATGGGGTAAACACGGTGGAAATGGCACAAGCGTATTCCGCTTTCCCTAACAACGGTGTCAACCACGAACCCCATACTGTCCGCAAAGTGGAGAATAATGAGGGGACAGAAGTCCAACCGGCGGTACCGATCAAGAAAGACAATAAAGTCTTTAGCCCGCAGACGGCTTGGTATACAACCCGTATGTTGCAGTATGCGGTGGATGGCCCTGTGGGAACCGGAACAAACGCGCAATTGGATGATGGGCGTCCGGTCGCAGGGAAAACGGGAACGACACAGAACGCGAAGGAAGCCTGGTTTGCTGGATTTACGCCCCAATATGTGGGAGTGGTTACCGTCTTTAACGATCAAGGGAGTACAGTCAGGTTATCCGGTGGCGGTTATCCTGCGAGAATTTGGAAGGCCGTTATGACGGAAGTGATGGCCGGCCTTGATGTAAAGAATTTTGATCGGCCCAAGGGTGTGAAGGATCCCGAACCGCCTTTCCAACTCAGCCCACCAAATGTCTCCGGTTCGTACAATGCTGACGCCAAAGCAATCGATCTGAAGTGGTCGGATGCTGGCGACCGGGTGAAATATGAAGTACAGCGTTCCGAGGATAACAATAACTGGAGCACAATCGGTGAGACAGAAGGCGGCAGTTATAGCGACAACAGTATCGAAGTGCCGGAAAGTGGTTTCTTCGACGGGCTATTCGGGGGAGGAGCGGAGTCTAAATCCTACTTCTACAAAGTGGTTGCCATCGATAAGCAAGCTGAAGGTGGCGATGCACGGGCGGAGTCCAATGTGGTAGAAGTGAAGCTGACACCCGATGCACCACCGCCAGAAGAAGAGGAGCAACCGGACCAACAACCGGAAGAGGAGCAGGGTGAACAGCCTGAAGAGCCGGATGGCGGGGATCAGATTCAGGATCAGTTGCCCAATGATCAAGGTGGTGGTTCCCGCGGAAATAATGGTGGTCGGGACCAAAATGACAATGGTAATGATGACGGCGGAGGCTTTTGGCCGTAA
- a CDS encoding transglycosylase domain-containing protein, with the protein MDEKEKQESSAEEKRVGSRVAERGRRQKKRARFFTKKWFVLVLITTILLVVGGCSAVMMSAKSVPLDRLDQIKFASTIYDVNGNPATKLGSTNREYVSMDDVVSNELIGNAFIAVEDRRFREHHGVDFRSIARAIVANIREGRRAEGGGTITMQVARNVILESNVKTYTRKVQEVAVAWNLERDYTKDEILEAYLNFIYFGNDVQGIQMAAKIYFDKDVTKDELEPHEAALLAGLPKAPSAYNPYQNPDKAKERRDLVLKLMADQGLITTAERDQYQQKDLGVNREYLTKYLRDDEYQAYKHLVMQEAEARFGLSEEELATGGYEIHTNMVPKAQKAMEKAFKDDALFQNHDELDGGGTIVNPTSGGIAAIAGGREYKGSGYLLRSTEERQQPGSALKPITVYAPVIQEKGYNEYTIVPDPPDFQIGDWKPQNFQRRSFGQQPLRDVLAKSLNIATAYLLQKEVGLPTAAQYAERMGLELDDKDRKSYAALSLGGLTHGVNTVEMAQAYSVFANNGSMTEAHAIESISTGDNQWEADSEGNLQRDVKVLTPQTAYYLTRMMKYNVDQGTGTTAKLPDGRDVAGKTGTTQKSRQAWFVGYTREYVMSAMVFNKQDGQVELSGSGYPAKIFQQVMAEALSGTPVSRFENPGVEEPKPPFELKAVNLQGSFDANAPAVQLRWNDYDDRLSYRVERSVDNSDWEAMGDTREGTFTDDRIELPDGSDAGPTYSYRVIAIDTETGDESDPSNVMAFAIRPPEVPPEEELPELPPGDQEGDQGDENTDSPEDPGQPPGEDEQPGEEDGGDEFIIPRPPGRDQSGDQQEDQDRNNR; encoded by the coding sequence ATGGATGAAAAAGAGAAACAGGAGTCATCCGCGGAAGAAAAGCGTGTAGGCTCTCGGGTGGCGGAACGCGGACGAAGACAGAAAAAGCGGGCACGCTTTTTCACAAAAAAATGGTTTGTATTAGTGTTGATCACAACCATTCTGTTAGTGGTCGGCGGATGTTCGGCGGTGATGATGTCCGCTAAATCAGTTCCGTTGGATCGTTTGGATCAGATTAAGTTTGCTTCCACGATTTATGATGTCAATGGCAATCCCGCCACCAAATTGGGATCGACTAACCGCGAATATGTCAGCATGGATGATGTGGTGTCAAATGAACTGATTGGAAATGCGTTTATAGCTGTGGAAGACCGGCGTTTTCGGGAACACCATGGAGTCGACTTCCGCAGTATCGCCCGTGCGATTGTGGCCAATATCCGTGAGGGGCGTCGGGCGGAAGGTGGAGGAACGATCACCATGCAGGTGGCTCGCAATGTTATTTTGGAGAGCAATGTAAAAACTTATACCCGCAAAGTACAAGAAGTGGCTGTCGCCTGGAATTTGGAGCGGGATTACACAAAAGATGAAATTTTAGAGGCTTACCTGAACTTTATTTATTTTGGAAATGATGTACAGGGAATTCAGATGGCAGCTAAAATCTATTTTGATAAAGATGTGACCAAGGATGAGTTGGAACCCCATGAAGCGGCGTTATTGGCAGGATTGCCGAAAGCGCCATCCGCTTACAACCCTTACCAAAATCCGGATAAGGCCAAGGAAAGGCGAGATTTAGTCCTGAAGCTGATGGCGGATCAAGGGCTGATTACGACAGCGGAACGGGACCAATATCAACAAAAGGATTTAGGTGTCAATCGCGAGTATCTAACCAAGTATTTGCGAGATGATGAATATCAGGCGTATAAACATCTGGTGATGCAGGAAGCGGAAGCCCGTTTCGGCTTGTCCGAAGAAGAGCTGGCCACTGGGGGATACGAAATTCATACCAATATGGTGCCCAAGGCTCAAAAAGCGATGGAAAAGGCGTTTAAAGATGACGCTCTTTTTCAGAATCACGATGAATTGGACGGCGGTGGAACGATTGTCAATCCGACAAGCGGTGGAATTGCCGCGATCGCCGGCGGGCGTGAATACAAGGGCAGTGGCTATCTTTTGCGCTCCACCGAAGAAAGGCAGCAGCCGGGTTCGGCTCTTAAACCGATCACGGTATATGCACCGGTCATTCAAGAGAAAGGATACAATGAGTATACAATCGTGCCAGATCCCCCCGATTTTCAAATCGGAGATTGGAAACCGCAAAACTTTCAACGACGGAGCTTCGGCCAGCAGCCGCTACGGGATGTACTGGCCAAATCGCTAAACATCGCCACGGCTTATCTGTTACAAAAAGAAGTAGGTTTACCGACAGCGGCTCAGTATGCGGAGCGGATGGGGTTGGAACTGGATGACAAAGACAGGAAATCATATGCCGCGCTCTCTCTGGGTGGCTTAACCCATGGGGTGAACACAGTGGAGATGGCGCAGGCGTACAGTGTCTTCGCCAACAACGGTTCCATGACAGAGGCTCACGCCATTGAGAGCATTAGTACTGGCGATAACCAGTGGGAGGCCGATAGCGAGGGAAACCTGCAACGGGATGTAAAAGTACTTACTCCGCAAACAGCTTATTACTTGACGCGGATGATGAAGTACAATGTGGATCAAGGAACCGGTACGACTGCAAAACTTCCCGATGGTCGCGATGTGGCTGGGAAGACGGGAACGACGCAAAAAAGCCGCCAAGCATGGTTTGTGGGATATACGCGGGAATATGTGATGTCCGCCATGGTTTTTAACAAACAGGACGGACAGGTGGAACTCTCCGGAAGCGGGTACCCAGCAAAAATATTTCAGCAGGTGATGGCGGAAGCCTTGTCCGGTACCCCGGTCAGCCGTTTTGAAAATCCGGGAGTCGAGGAACCGAAACCGCCATTTGAGCTAAAAGCGGTAAATTTGCAAGGCTCGTTTGATGCCAATGCTCCTGCTGTACAATTGCGCTGGAACGATTATGACGATCGTTTGTCCTACCGGGTGGAACGGTCGGTGGACAATTCGGATTGGGAAGCGATGGGGGACACGAGGGAAGGAACCTTTACCGATGATCGCATCGAGCTACCGGATGGTTCCGACGCCGGTCCGACCTATTCTTACCGGGTGATTGCGATCGATACGGAGACCGGCGATGAATCTGATCCTTCCAATGTGATGGCCTTTGCCATTCGGCCGCCGGAAGTGCCCCCGGAAGAGGAGTTGCCGGAACTGCCTCCTGGTGACCAAGAAGGGGATCAAGGGGACGAAAATACGGACTCTCCGGAAGACCCGGGTCAGCCGCCTGGTGAAGATGAGCAGCCGGGAGAAGAGGATGGCGGGGATGAATTTATCATCCCGCGGCCACCGGGTAGGGATCAGTCTGGAGATCAACAAGAGGATCAGGACAGAAACAATCGATAA
- a CDS encoding NUDIX hydrolase translates to MLTFEMNRGRFNFRVAGIAIHRERVLLHRSMAESFWSLPGGRGELMEETTTTLKREMREELESDVQVKRLLWVVENFYHYENRDVHELCFYYLMHFPAASPILEQAEGFIRYDDGQPILFQWHHLHDLREVELYPSFLKKDLRELPAMVIHKVHRDVDH, encoded by the coding sequence TTGCTAACTTTTGAAATGAATCGAGGCCGTTTTAACTTTCGTGTCGCGGGGATCGCGATTCATCGGGAGAGAGTGTTGTTGCACCGTTCCATGGCAGAAAGTTTCTGGTCCCTACCTGGGGGACGGGGGGAGTTAATGGAGGAGACTACCACCACCCTGAAGCGAGAAATGCGTGAAGAGTTGGAGAGCGATGTACAGGTGAAACGGCTTCTGTGGGTGGTAGAAAACTTCTACCACTACGAAAACCGAGACGTGCACGAGCTTTGTTTCTACTATTTGATGCATTTTCCGGCGGCAAGTCCAATTCTTGAACAGGCAGAGGGCTTTATCCGTTATGATGATGGGCAACCGATTCTGTTTCAGTGGCATCATTTACACGATCTTCGCGAGGTGGAATTATACCCATCTTTTTTAAAAAAGGACTTGAGAGAACTACCTGCGATGGTGATACACAAAGTTCATCGTGATGTGGATCATTGA